A stretch of the Notamacropus eugenii isolate mMacEug1 chromosome 2, mMacEug1.pri_v2, whole genome shotgun sequence genome encodes the following:
- the TDRD10 gene encoding tudor domain-containing protein 10 isoform X3, whose product MGSQSSINLWDTGRKNQRCMLEIFHWTPRSFAFVDLASAENVHLAVKQLNGQMFHNRKLYLNSNNWIPKQSVDSTKGNTELPALENVPFEDKATVTPGEEEEATATPVPARQTPRAPVSPNVMERPRTASYAVPMEMRGSFLVFLLRDCFQDLSWLAIIRSTCGEVGLLVTDTIPQTPFFWAIHLTEEAHMNMEKLFYALAEVEEQQPYLAEAEVQRGIRCLGECQLGDDDGGAWNRCWVLDRIGDWAVVLFIDFGCSATLPVQSLRSLDNDDFWAIPPLTQPFMLEKDILSSKQAVRQVMKGKITGCLSMEVEAINPPAVSVPGGSYWEPNDFE is encoded by the exons cTTTGCCTTTGTGGACCTGGCCTCTGCAGAGAATGTGCACCTTGCAGTCAAGCAGCTGAATGGACAGATGTTTCATAACCGGAAGTTGTACCTGAACTCAAACAACTGGATCCCTAAGCAGAGCGTGGACTCCACAAAGGGCAACACAGAGTTACCG GCTTTGGAGAATGTTCCCTTTGAAGACAAAGCTACGGTGACTCCTGGTGAGGAAGAAGAAGCCACAGCAACTCCTG TGCCTGCCAGGCAGACCCCTCGAGCACCTGTTTCCCCTAATGTAATGGAAAGACCAAGGACAGCCTCCTACGCTGTTCCCATGGAGATGAG AGGATCCTTCTTGGTGTTTCTTCTGAGGGATTGCTTCCAAGACCTGAGCTGGCTGGCTATTATTCGCAGCACGTGTGGGGAAGTGGGGCTGCTGGTGACAGACACCATTCCCCAAACACCATTCTTCTGGGCCATACACCTCACTGAG GAGGCTCATATGAACATGGAGAAGCTGTTTTATGCCCTGGCAGAAGTGGAAGAGCAACAGCCTTACCTGGCGGAGGCAGAGGTTCAGCGTGGGATCCGCTGCTTGGGAGAATGCCAGCTCGGGGACGATGATGGTGGGGCTTGGAACAG GTGCTGGGTGTTGGACCGAATAGGTGACTGGGCCGTGGTGCTCTTCATTGATTTTGGCTGTTCAGCCACTCTCCCGGTGCAGTCTCTGCGCAGCCTGGACAATGATGATTTCTGGGCCATCCCACCTCTGACTCAGCCCTTCATGCTAGAAAAAG ATATTCTCAGTTCCAAGCAAGCTGTTCGTCAAGTCATGAAAGGAAAAATCACTGGCTGCCTGAGCATGGAG GTGGAAGCTATTAACCCACCGGCTGTCTCCGTACCTGGTGGGAGTTACTGGGAGCCAAATGACTTTGAATAA
- the TDRD10 gene encoding tudor domain-containing protein 10 isoform X4 has protein sequence MGSQSSINLWDTGRKNQRCMLEIFHWTPRSFAFVDLASAENVHLAVKQLNGQMFHNRKLYLNSNNWIPKQSVDSTKGNTELPALENVPFEDKATVTPGEEEEATATPVPARQTPRAPVSPNVMERPRTASYAVPMEMRGSFLVFLLRDCFQDLSWLAIIRSTCGEVGLLVTDTIPQTPFFWAIHLTEEAHMNMEKLFYALAEVEEQQPYLAEAEVQRGIRCLGECQLGDDDGGAWNRCWVLDRIGDWAVVLFIDFGCSATLPVQSLRSLDNDDFWAIPPLTQPFMLEKDILSSKQAVRQVMKGKITGCLSMESHILKFEEMK, from the exons cTTTGCCTTTGTGGACCTGGCCTCTGCAGAGAATGTGCACCTTGCAGTCAAGCAGCTGAATGGACAGATGTTTCATAACCGGAAGTTGTACCTGAACTCAAACAACTGGATCCCTAAGCAGAGCGTGGACTCCACAAAGGGCAACACAGAGTTACCG GCTTTGGAGAATGTTCCCTTTGAAGACAAAGCTACGGTGACTCCTGGTGAGGAAGAAGAAGCCACAGCAACTCCTG TGCCTGCCAGGCAGACCCCTCGAGCACCTGTTTCCCCTAATGTAATGGAAAGACCAAGGACAGCCTCCTACGCTGTTCCCATGGAGATGAG AGGATCCTTCTTGGTGTTTCTTCTGAGGGATTGCTTCCAAGACCTGAGCTGGCTGGCTATTATTCGCAGCACGTGTGGGGAAGTGGGGCTGCTGGTGACAGACACCATTCCCCAAACACCATTCTTCTGGGCCATACACCTCACTGAG GAGGCTCATATGAACATGGAGAAGCTGTTTTATGCCCTGGCAGAAGTGGAAGAGCAACAGCCTTACCTGGCGGAGGCAGAGGTTCAGCGTGGGATCCGCTGCTTGGGAGAATGCCAGCTCGGGGACGATGATGGTGGGGCTTGGAACAG GTGCTGGGTGTTGGACCGAATAGGTGACTGGGCCGTGGTGCTCTTCATTGATTTTGGCTGTTCAGCCACTCTCCCGGTGCAGTCTCTGCGCAGCCTGGACAATGATGATTTCTGGGCCATCCCACCTCTGACTCAGCCCTTCATGCTAGAAAAAG ATATTCTCAGTTCCAAGCAAGCTGTTCGTCAAGTCATGAAAGGAAAAATCACTGGCTGCCTGAGCATGGAG tcTCACATCCTTAAGtttgaagaaatgaaatga